AGCAGCAGCACGCGCCGCTGCCGTTGAGCCTTTCGGGCCGATCTGCGTTGCGCAGGGGCGCGATCCATCCGGGTCGCGCCCTTTTTTATCGCCTATCACGGAGACGCCAGATGACGACCCGCACGGGTTCCGCCCGCTACGAAGGCCTGGGCAAGGACGGCAAGGGATGGGTGTCGACCCAGTCCGGCGTGCTGAAGGACCAGCGCTACGGCTTCGGTTCGCGGTTCGAGAGCGAGCCCGGCACCAACCCGGAGGAACTGATCGCGGCGGCACATGCGTCGTGCTTCACGATGGCGCTGTCCTTCGCGCTGGCCGGGGCGGGCCATGGCGAGGGCACGCTGGAGACGACCGCGAAGGTCACGCTGGAAAAGGACGGCGACGGCTTCACCATCACCGCCTCCGCGCTGCACCTGACCGCGAAGGTGCCGGGCATCTCCGCCGAAGAGTTCGCGACGATCGCCGAAGGCGCGAAGGCGAATTGCCCGGTGTCGAAGGTTCTGAGCGCGAACATCTCGCTGACCCACGAACTGTCGCAGTGATGAACCGAAGGTAGTTTTGCGTTAACGAAACCGAGGCCCCGCCCGCCCGTTCTGCCGTCACCTTGAGAGACAGGAGAGTTGTTATGCGTATCATCATGGGCATGGCACTGGCGGCGACTACGCTGGCGGCAGTCCCGGCATCGGCGCAGACCCCGCGGCAGGCGAACCGCGAATATCGCGAGGACGTGCGCGATGCCCGCCGCGAGTATCGCGAGAATATCCGTGACGCGGATTCGCGCCGCGACGTCCGCGACGCGCGTCGCGAATATCGTGACGACGTCCGCGAGGCGCGCCGCGACCGCAACGACGACATCCGCGACTGGCGCCGCTCCTCGCGCTACGACTGGAACCGGCTGGAGCCGGGGCAGCGCCGCTACGACCCCGCCCGCTACTATCGCGACGGCCGCTATTATCGCGAGCGCGCGCTGACGCGGA
The sequence above is drawn from the Sphingomonas adhaesiva genome and encodes:
- a CDS encoding OsmC family protein, which translates into the protein MTTRTGSARYEGLGKDGKGWVSTQSGVLKDQRYGFGSRFESEPGTNPEELIAAAHASCFTMALSFALAGAGHGEGTLETTAKVTLEKDGDGFTITASALHLTAKVPGISAEEFATIAEGAKANCPVSKVLSANISLTHELSQ
- a CDS encoding glycine zipper 2TM domain-containing protein, whose amino-acid sequence is MRIIMGMALAATTLAAVPASAQTPRQANREYREDVRDARREYRENIRDADSRRDVRDARREYRDDVREARRDRNDDIRDWRRSSRYDWNRLEPGQRRYDPARYYRDGRYYRERALTRNDRIYRGYDGRYYCRRNDGTTGLIVGGLAGGALGSIIAGGGSRLLGTVIGAGGGALLGQSIDRGQVRCR